One Anolis carolinensis isolate JA03-04 chromosome 4, rAnoCar3.1.pri, whole genome shotgun sequence DNA window includes the following coding sequences:
- the nrsn1 gene encoding neurensin-1, giving the protein MSAYADISASKPGPQGTPESGYQRYGVRSYLHQFYEDCTASIWEYEDDFQIQKSPNRWSSAFWKVGLISGTVFMLTGIIVLAAGFIVSPKIEALGVEDFVVVDTRAVQFNRALEVCKLAGAVLFCIGGTMTAACLLMSAFAKSYSKEEKYLQQKFKERIADIKAHAHPVTKAPAPGESKIPVTLSKIQNVQPLSET; this is encoded by the exons ATGAGTGCTTATGCGGACATCTCGGCATCCAAGCCAGGGCCACAGGGGACCCCGGAGAGTGGTTACCAGCGCTACGGTGTTCGGTCTTACCTGCATCAGTTTTATGAGGACTGCACAGCATCCATCTGGGAGTATGAGGATGATTTTCAGATCCAGAAGTCACCCAACAGGTGGAGCTCTGCATTCTGGAAG GTCGGACTCATCTCAGGAACAGTGTTTATGCTTACAGGAATCATCGTTCTTGCAGCAGGTTTCATAGTATCCCCTAAAATTGAAGCCCTCGGAGTTGAAGATTTTGTGGTGGTGGATACACGTGCTGTTCAGTTTAACAGAGCCCTCGAGGTATGCAAGTTGGCAGGAGCAGTATTATTTTGCATTGGAGGAACCATGACGGCAGCCTGCTTGCTCATGTCCGCATTCGCGAAAAGCTACTCCAAAGAAGAAAAGTATCTGCAGCAAAAATTTAAAGAGAGAATAGCTGACATAAAAGCCCATGCACACCCAGTCACAAAAGCCCCAGCACCGGGAGAATCCAAGATACCTGTTACATtgtccaaaattcaaaatgtccAGCCGTTATCTGAAACCTGA